The Candidatus Nealsonbacteria bacterium genomic interval CCTATATTCAAAGCAGTTTCTGATATTAAGAAAGGAAAAAAATCTAAAGTGATTGTTTTTTCTCCTCGGGGAGAAAAGTTTAATCAATCTATGGCTCACGAATTTTCAAAATTAGATCAGTTAGTTATGGTCTGTGGTAGATATGAGGGAATTGATGAAAGAGTTTTAGACAATGTGGCTGATAAAGTAGTTTCAGTAGGAGATTATATTTTGATGGGAGGGGAATTGCCAGCCATGATAGTGATTGAAACAGTTTCTCGTCTTGTTCCGGGAGTTATAGGAAAAGATGAATTCTTAGGAGAAAGATTGAGAAATAAGGGTAAGAGTTTTATTGAATATCCTCATTATACTCGTCCGGCTATTTTTGAACCTGGTAAAGCCTTAAAAAATATAGGTAAAAAGGAAATTAAGATAAGGGGGAAGAAAATAAGTTCATCATCAAAATTAAAATGGCAGGCTTCCGAAGATCTTCTTCTGGGCGATCATAAGAAAATTGATAAATGGCGTAAGGAGAAGGGAGTAATTTTTTAAACAAACAATTAAAATAATTTAAAGATGAATAAAGAAAACATTGAAATAAATTACCATGCAAGATCTATAGATGAAGTTTTTGAAATTTTTTCATCTAATAAGAATGGCCTTTCAGAAAAAGAAGCAAACAAACGATTGGAGGAATTCGGTCCCAATGAAATATCTAAAAAGGAGGGGACTCATCCATTTTTTATATTCCTAAAACAGTTTCATAGTATTCTAATTTATATTCTTCTTTTTGCTGCTGCCTTGACCTGGTATTACGAAAAGATGATAGATACTTACGTAATATTGTTCATAGTCGTTGTAAATTCCATTATGGGATTTATACAAGAATATAGAGCCGAGAAAGCTGTTCAGGCATTAAGCCAAATGGTTGTTTTATCGGCTAAAGTTTATCGAGACGGGGTGTTTAAAAAAATAGATTCAAAGCTTTTGGTTCCAGGAGATATTATTGAAGTTGGGGAGGGGGATCGAATACCTGTTGATGCCAGGATCTTTGAATTAAAGAATTTTCGTACCGTTGAATCATCCTTAACGGGTGAATCAAATCCAACCAATAAAAAGATTGATGTATTGGACGCAGGAGTTTCCCTAGCAGATAGGAGTAATATGATTTGGATGGGAACTTTTGTGGCCGGAGGTCAATGTAGGGCTATTGTGGTTAGTACTGGAGAAGAAACTGCATTTGGCTCTATAGCAAAAGATATTGGAGTTATAAAAAAAGAAAGAAGCCACTTTGAAAAAAAGACTAGTATCCTTGCAAAGCAAATGGGAATAATAGCTATAATTGGGGCTATTATTACTTTTATAGTCGGGTTTTATATTAAAGGTATTGAACTTGAAGAAATATTATTCTTTACAATCGCATCTTTAGTATCGGGCATACCGGAAGGATTACCAGCCATTCTTATTATGGTTTTAGCGTTAGGGACGACCAGAATGGCTAAAAAGAATGTGATTATCCGTAGACTTCCGGCCGCTGAAACGCTTGGCGTGACGACCGTTATTATGACTGATAAAACCGGAACCCTTACAAGAAATACAATGAATGTAAGAGAGATATTTTTTGTTAAAGAAGATAATGTTGAAGTTACAGGTAATGGATGGGAACCAAAAGGAAGTTTTTGTCGAGATGCATGTAACTTGTCGCCACTTGAAGAGCCGGTTTTAGACAGATTACTTCACATTTCAGCAATTTGTAATAATGCAAAATTAATCCAGGAAGATTCTCGGTACAAGATTATAGGAGACCCGACGGAGGGGTCCCTAGTAGTTTTGGCTGAAAAAGCAGGATTGAAAGGTGATGCTATGGGTGAAAAAAAGATAGATGATATGCCGTTTAGTTCAGAATTAAAGTATAGGGCATCGTTAGTATCAATGATTAGAAGCGATAGTAAGGAGGAGTTGTATGCAGTTGGTGCCCCAGAATCAATTTTAGAAAGATCAACTCACTATTTATCAAAGGATGGTAAAATAAAATTAACAGAAAAAGAAAGGAAAATTATTTCAAAAAAGATAGAAGAAATGACCAGTAAGGCCATGAGGACTATCGCTATGTCATACAAGGTTCTTCCTTTAAAGCATGGTTCTCTTACTGATAAATTAGTCAACGAAATGGTCTTTGTGGGAGTTGTTGGAATTATTGATCCCCCGAGAGAAGAGGCAAGGGAATCGGTATTTAAAGCTAGAAATGCTGGAATTAGAGTTATTATGACAACAGGAGATCACAAGGGTACTGCTCTTGCAATAGCAAAGGAAGTGGGTATTGCTGATGAGGGATCAGAGGCTTTTTCAGAGCCTGAACTTTTAGAAATGTCAGATAAGCAATTTAAGAAAGTAGT includes:
- a CDS encoding HAD-IC family P-type ATPase, translating into MNKENIEINYHARSIDEVFEIFSSNKNGLSEKEANKRLEEFGPNEISKKEGTHPFFIFLKQFHSILIYILLFAAALTWYYEKMIDTYVILFIVVVNSIMGFIQEYRAEKAVQALSQMVVLSAKVYRDGVFKKIDSKLLVPGDIIEVGEGDRIPVDARIFELKNFRTVESSLTGESNPTNKKIDVLDAGVSLADRSNMIWMGTFVAGGQCRAIVVSTGEETAFGSIAKDIGVIKKERSHFEKKTSILAKQMGIIAIIGAIITFIVGFYIKGIELEEILFFTIASLVSGIPEGLPAILIMVLALGTTRMAKKNVIIRRLPAAETLGVTTVIMTDKTGTLTRNTMNVREIFFVKEDNVEVTGNGWEPKGSFCRDACNLSPLEEPVLDRLLHISAICNNAKLIQEDSRYKIIGDPTEGSLVVLAEKAGLKGDAMGEKKIDDMPFSSELKYRASLVSMIRSDSKEELYAVGAPESILERSTHYLSKDGKIKLTEKERKIISKKIEEMTSKAMRTIAMSYKVLPLKHGSLTDKLVNEMVFVGVVGIIDPPREEARESVFKARNAGIRVIMTTGDHKGTALAIAKEVGIADEGSEAFSEPELLEMSDKQFKKVVSDVNVFSRLTPSMKLKIAEILQEKGEIVAMTGDGVNDAPSLKKADIGISMGITGTDVARESSEIILADDNFASIINAIEEGRIIFINTRQASTFLITTSFAQYATLIAALLLFSFEGQALLPLLPTQILWLNLVTGGVAGFTLASEPGHGDVLDGPPRKKNENILSKEIIPFLIMLTIIMTTITLSFFSYHLNINGDINKARTAAFLAIASTQLFNVLNMRSMTQSIFEIGLFSNKYLAYSLGSTIILQVIAIYYLQPIFNFGALGYQEVIPIVLASSLVLWAGEIYKKIRYKVIEK
- the trmD gene encoding tRNA (guanosine(37)-N1)-methyltransferase TrmD, giving the protein MNFEVITIFPNIFTSYKEESLILRARKKKIIDINIYNLRSWSDDKHKTVDDKPFGGGLGMVMKVDPIFKAVSDIKKGKKSKVIVFSPRGEKFNQSMAHEFSKLDQLVMVCGRYEGIDERVLDNVADKVVSVGDYILMGGELPAMIVIETVSRLVPGVIGKDEFLGERLRNKGKSFIEYPHYTRPAIFEPGKALKNIGKKEIKIRGKKISSSSKLKWQASEDLLLGDHKKIDKWRKEKGVIF